From Camelina sativa cultivar DH55 chromosome 20, Cs, whole genome shotgun sequence, the proteins below share one genomic window:
- the LOC104771441 gene encoding probable ubiquitin-conjugating enzyme E2 18, translating to MTSSSSPSRKALSKIACNRLQKELSEWQVNPPTGFKHRVTDNLQKWVIEVTGAPGTLYANETYNLQVEFPQHYPMEAPQVIFVPPAPLHPHIYSNGHICLDILYDSWSPAMTVSSVCISILSMLSSSPEKQRPADNDRYVKNCKNGRSPKETRWWFHDDKV from the exons ATGACAAgctcttcatctccttcacGCAAG GCGCTAAGCAAGATCGCTTGTAATAGGTTACAGAAAGAGTTATCTGAGTGGCAAGTAAATCCACCGACTGGGTTTAAGCATAGAGTTACTGATAATCTTCAAaa atgggtaATAGAGGTAACAGGAGCACCTGGTACGCTTTACGCTAATGAGACATATAATCTTCAGGTTGAGTTTCCTCAACATTACCCTATGGAAGCTCCTCAG GTGATATTTGTTCCACCCGCACCACTACATCCTCATATTTACAGCAATGGGCATATTTGTTTAG ATATTCTGTATGACTCCTGGTCTCCCGCAATGACGGTGAGTTCAGTCTGCATCAGCATTCTCTCTATGCTATCGAGTTCACCCGAAAAG CAACGCCCGGCTGATAATGATCGATACGTGAAGAATTGCAAGAACGGGAGATCTCCTAAAGAGACAAGGTGGTGGTTCCATGACGAcaaggtttga
- the LOC104771439 gene encoding COP9 signalosome complex subunit 4, with the protein MDEALTNASAIGDQRQKIEQYKLILSSVLSSNDLLQAQRFIDHILSDDVPLVVSRQLLQSFAQELGRLEPETQKEIAQFTLTQIQPRVVSFEEQALVIREKLAGLYESEQEWTKAAQMLSGIDLDSGMRAVDENFKLSKCIQIARLYLEDDDAVNAEAFINKASFLVSSSQNEVLNLQYKVCYARILDMKRKFLEAALRYYGISQIEQRQIGDEEIDENALEQALSAAVTCTILAGAGPQRSRVLATLYKDERCSKLKIYPILQKVYLERILRRPEIDAFSEELRPHQKASLPDKSTVLDRAMIEHNLLSASKLYTNIRFDELGTLLGIDPRKAEKIAANMIGQDRMRGSIDQEEAVIHFEDDIEELQQWDQQISGLCQALNDILDGMAKKGLPVPV; encoded by the exons ATGGATGAAGCTCTGACGAACGCTTCTGCAATCGGTGACCAACGCCAGAAGATCGAACAGTACAAACTCATCCTCTCCTCTGTTCTTTCATCTAACGATCTTCTCCAAGCCCAACGATTCATCGATCACA TTCTTTCCGATGATGTCCCGTTGGTGGTTTCGAGGCAGCTTTTGCAATCCTTCGCACAAGAGCTTGGGAGATTAGAACCAGAGACGCAGAAGGAGATTGCTCAGTTTACACTTACTCAGATTCAGCCCAGAGTTGTTTCCTTTGAGGAACAG GCACTTGTTATCAGAGAAAAACTTGCGGGTTTGTATGAATCAGAGCAGGAATGGACTAAAGCAGCGCAGATGTTGAGTGGCATTGATCTGGACTCTGGAATGAG GGCCGTTGATGAGAACTTCAAGCTCTCAAAGTGTATCCAAATTGCTCGTTTGTATCTTGAG GATGATGATGCTGTAAACGCAGAGGCTTTCATAAATAAAGCTTCTTTCTTAGTGAGCAGTAGTCAGAATGAAGTTTTGAATTTGCAGTACAAG GTCTGCTATGCTAGAATTTTGGACATGAAAAGAAAGTTTTTAGAGGCTGCACTTCGGTACTACGGCATCTCCCAGATAGAGCAACGCCAAATAGGGGATGA AGAGATTGATGAGAATGCTTTAGAGCAGGCCCTATCCGCTGCTGTCACATGTACCATATTAGCTGGAGCTGGTCCTCAACGATCTCGTGTtcttgcaactttatataaa GATGAGCGTTGCTCCAAGCTGAAGATTTATCCTATCCTGCAGAAG GTGTATCTGGAAAGGATTTTAAGGAGACCAGAGATTGATGCTTTTTCAGAAGAACTAAGGCCACATCAG AAAGCGTCTTTGCCTGACAAATCCACTGTTCTTGACCGTGCTATGATTGAGCATAACCTTCTAAGTGCAAGCAAACTCTACACAAACATAAG GTTTGATGAATTGGGAACTCTGCTGGGGATTGATCCAAGAAAGGCGGAGAAGATAGCAGCTAATATGATTGGTCAAGACAGAATGAGGGGTTCCATAGATCAG GAAGAGGCTGTGATACATTTTGAGGATGACATTGAGGAACTACAACAATGGGATCAACAG ATATCGGGATTGTGCCAAGCTCTCAATGATATTCTGGATGGCATGGCAAAGAAAGGCTTGCCTGTTCCTGTATGA
- the LOC104771442 gene encoding 26S protease regulatory subunit 10B homolog A, with the protein MTDVDESARRRTAAVSDYRKKLLQHKELESRVRTARENLRGAKKEFNKTEDDLKSLQSVGQIIGEVLRPLDNERLIVKASSGPRYVVGCRSKVDKEKLTSGTRVVLDMTTLTIMRALPREVDPVVYNMLHEDPGNISYSAVGGLGDQIRELRESIELPLMNPELFLRVGIKPPKGVLLYGPPGTGKTLLARAIASNIDANFLKVVSSAIIDKYIGESARLIREMFNYAREHQPCIIFMDEIDAIGGRRFSEGTSADREIQRTLMELLNQLDGFDNLGKVKMIMATNRPDVLDPALLRPGRLDRKIEIPLPNEQSRMDILKIHAAGIAKHGEIDYEAIVKLAEGFNGADLRNICTEAGMFAIRAERDYVIHEDFMKAVRKLSEAKKLESSSHYNADFGKE; encoded by the exons ATGACCGACGTTGACGAATCTGCTAGACGCCGGACCGCGGCTGTCTCCGATTACCGGAAAAAGCTCCTCCAACATAAGGAACTCGAATCCCGTGTTCGAACAG CGAGGGAGAATTTAAGAGGAGCTAAAAAGGAATTCAACAAAACTGAGGATGATCTCAAGTCTCTTCAAAGTGTTGGCCAGATTATTGGAGAAGTGCTTCGACCTCTGGATAATGAAAGAT tgATTGTCAAAGCAAGCAGCGGACCTCGTTATGTGGTGGGTTGCCGAAGCAAAGTTGATAAGGAAAAGCTAACCTCGGGAACTCGAGTTGTTCTAGATATGACAACACTAACAATAATGCGAGCTCTTCCCCGAGAA GTTGATCCTGTTGTGTATAACATGCTTCACGAAGACCCAGGCAACATTAGCTACTCTGCCGTTGGCGGGTTAGGTGATCAGATCAGAGAACTCAGGGAATCTATTGAGCTACCTCTCATGAATCCTGAACTTTTCCTCAGAGTAGGGATCAAACCTCCAAAG GGTGTCCTTCTTTACGGACCTCCGGGTACTGGAAAAACCCTACTAGCTAGGGCCATAGCGAGCAATATCGATGCCAACTTCTTGAAG GTTGTATCTAGTGCAATCATAGACAAATACATTGGAGAAAGTGCTAGGCTGATTCGGGAGATGTTCAACTATGCCCGTGAACACCAG CCTTGTATCATTTTCATGGATGAAATCGATGCTATTGGTGGGCGTCGTTTTAGTGAGGGAACTAGTGCTGATCGTGAAATTCAGAGAACACTAATGGAGTTACTCAATCAGCTTGATGGGTTTGATAACCTCGGAAAG GTGAAAATGATAATGGCCACAAACAGGCCAGATGTGCTTGATCCTGCGCTTCTCCGTCCGGGTAGGTTAGACAGAAAGATTGAGATTCCTTTGCCAAATGAGCAATCAAGAATGGATATTCTCAAGATCCATGCAGCTGGAATCGCCAAACATGGTGAAATTGACTACGAGGCTATTGTCAAACTTGCTGAg GGTTTCAATGGTGCTGATCTGCGTAACATATGCACGGAAGCGGGAATGTTTGCAATCCGAGCAGAGCGGGACTACGTGATCCATGAAGATTTCATGaag GCGGTAAGAAAGCTCAGTGAGGCCAAGAAACTCGAGTCGAGTTCGCACTATAACGCTGATTTTGGGAAGGAGTGA
- the LOC104771440 gene encoding thioredoxin H3 — MAAEGEVIACHNVEEWTEKLKTASESKKLIVIDFTATWCPPCRFIAPIFAELAKKHLNVVFFKVDVDELNTVAKDFDVQAMPTFIFMKEGVVVDTVVGAAKEEILAKLEKHTTVAAA; from the exons ATGGCCGCAGAAGGAGAAGTGATTGCTTGCCACAACGTCGAGGAATGGACCGAGAAGCTTAAGACCGCCTCCGAATCCAAGAAACTG ATTGTGATTGACTTCACTGCAACATGGTGCCCACCTTGCCGTTTCATTGCACCCATCTTTGCTGAGTTGGCCAAGAAGCACCTTAACGTTGTCTTCTTCAAGGTCGATGTTGACGAATTGAAC ACTGTTGCCAAGGATTTTGACGTTCAGGCAATGCCAACGTTTATCTTCATGAAAGAAGGAGTGGTCGTTGATACAGTGGTTGGAGCTGCGAAAGAAGAGATCCTTGCCAAGCTCGAAAAGCACACGACTGTTGCTGCTGCTTGA
- the LOC109131235 gene encoding 29 kDa ribonucleoprotein B, chloroplastic-like, with the protein MILSRSVSVLHLYGVSSSAPSKLLSQKFKVSFALAYGSSVSYRLSSMTRKDVIVAAQTGSDKPKPNKEPLYPETEHKRFVGNLSCTVTSESLAGAFRECGDVVGVRVVFDGDTGRLRGYGFL; encoded by the exons ATGATTCTCTCACGCTCTGTCTCCGTGCTTCATTTGTACGGAGTCTCTTCGTCAGCACCGTCGAAGCTCTTGTCCCAAAAGTTCAAGGTCTCGTTTGCTCTCGCTTATGGTTCATCTGTTTCTTACCGTTTGAGCTCTATGACTC GGAAAGATGTTATTGTTGCAGCACAAACTGGTAGTG ACAAACCAAAGCCTAACAAAGAGCCTTTGTATCCAGAGACAGAGCATAAGCGGTTTGTTGGTAACTTGTCGTGCACTGTTACTTCTGAATCATTAGCTGGAGCGTTTAGAGAGTGTGGAGATGTGGTTGGGGTTAGAGTTGTGTTTGATGGAGATACAGGAAGATTACGGGGTTATGGCTTTCTATGA